One window of Silvimonas iriomotensis genomic DNA carries:
- a CDS encoding NAD-glutamate dehydrogenase, translating to MIQNKTRPMHAAGILESVLLLAGNDTGLASFLKAWSADLPEEDFSTHQPEDWLGAAHAHQRLGQRRLPDQPLLRIYNPTPPEHGWQSSHTVIELVVPNLPFLVDTVSMALARAGYTVHLVLHPVLHVLRDVQGELTGLGPDGVAESWMHFEIDRETDPAALTALQGSIEEVLATLASVIADWPRMKARIAACRDDLSANPPPVEAAERSETQAFLSWLLDDHFVILGVRDYQLSADGNALMSEPNSGFGLLRNGNVSAPSHAFAQLAPELRALAYNPQTLLILTKSDSRSTIHRPAYLDVVIVKRVDASGKVLGELRLLGLYTASAYTQPPREVPVARRKIDAVLQQSGVDLSGHRGKAMLNVLDTWPRDELMETGIEDLTRIVSAVVGLHERNRVRVLFRDDIYRRYVSVMFYVPRDNYTTEVRTRIQQLLLERMGGESCDFNVLLSDSPLARIHFIVRLPHDTCPVYSARDIEAEITQIAQRWQDELRNSLLLHSGEELGAARYQRYQRAFPPAYTSDFGARVAVYDIDALEELSDVSPLTATLTPASHNDTRLWRIKLFHGKDIAISDYIPLLENLAVRVLDERPYILQLDDGPRWIIDIGLQLPVAGALEDAGARQRFLDAFRAVFNSRSENDSFNRLVLHAGLAWREVLVLRAYARWLKQLNLRNAVDTLADCLLAHSGIARDLVRLFYLRHDPSALDDVAADALSEQLATTISALPVADDEKALGAFRGAIEATVRTSHFQPAPDGLPRGHLSLKIASARVPGMPQPAPLFEIFVYSTEVEGVHLRGGKVARGGLRWSDRRDDFRTEVLGLVKAQMVKNTVIVPVGSKGGFIVKNPPADREAWLARGVECYKGFIRGLLDLTDNLVDGKVVPPSQTHRRDEDDPYLVVAADKGTATFSDVANGLAQDYGFWLDDAFASGGSVGYDHKKMGITARGAWVSVMRHFRELGVDVATQPFTAIGIGDMSGDVFGNGMLRSRVTRLVAAFDHRHIFIDPEPDTEASFKERERLYNLPRSSWADYDATLISAGGGVWPRSAKSIPLSPQMKALLQVDVSALEPVALIHLLLRAPVDLIYNGGIGTYVKASSQSQAEANDRGNDILRVDGRDLRCKVFGEGGNLGMTQLGRIEYALAGGRVFTDAIDNSAGVDCSDHEVNIKILLGRIMSAGDLTLKQRNALLAEMTDDVGHLVLRDNELQTLALSLEAEQAASLLTVHQRFMQQLETRGKLSRRLEYLPTDSQCLDRQQAGSGLTGPELAVLLAYAKMVLSEDLLNSELPDEAQWDELLREYFPKLLVERFGNRLADHPLRREIVATVLTNHAVNRQGITFAFRLSEEAERHPAQVIKALAVTESLLGSEQLALAAEALPAPVSAQTQYALLQIVRRQTERATRWVLQAPEVAEDAAFADAVRGALSGLAQWLANPERAHARRDEWVAQGVPLELAARVLAVEYAGPLLELGRDDALRSALAERLQLYLQLDALLGFDWMTAAIEGLPRDNRWQALARLAARDDLQRLHARLVDRAWLGGEGPVEARLQTWQASLEGAVLAWQRMLEELKTSTTDLAMISAALREARHRLMDD from the coding sequence ATGATTCAAAACAAAACCCGCCCGATGCATGCCGCCGGCATTCTCGAAAGTGTACTCCTGCTGGCTGGCAATGACACCGGCCTCGCGTCTTTCCTCAAGGCGTGGTCGGCAGACCTGCCAGAAGAAGATTTCTCTACGCACCAGCCCGAAGACTGGCTGGGCGCCGCACACGCCCATCAGCGACTGGGCCAGCGTCGCCTGCCGGATCAGCCGCTGCTGCGTATCTACAATCCCACACCACCTGAACACGGCTGGCAGTCGTCACACACCGTGATTGAACTGGTGGTGCCCAACCTGCCCTTCCTCGTTGATACCGTCAGCATGGCGCTGGCGCGGGCCGGTTATACCGTGCACCTGGTGTTGCATCCGGTACTGCATGTCCTGCGTGATGTCCAGGGCGAACTGACTGGTCTGGGGCCGGATGGCGTAGCCGAATCCTGGATGCATTTCGAGATCGACCGCGAGACCGATCCCGCGGCACTGACTGCCTTGCAAGGCAGTATCGAAGAAGTGCTGGCGACGCTCGCCTCGGTCATTGCTGACTGGCCACGCATGAAAGCGCGCATCGCCGCATGCCGTGACGACCTTTCGGCCAACCCGCCACCGGTGGAGGCGGCAGAGCGCAGCGAGACGCAAGCATTCCTCAGCTGGTTGCTAGATGACCACTTTGTCATTCTGGGCGTGCGCGATTATCAACTTAGCGCCGATGGCAATGCGCTGATGAGTGAACCCAATTCCGGGTTCGGCCTGCTGCGCAACGGCAATGTCTCCGCGCCATCGCACGCGTTTGCCCAACTGGCGCCAGAACTGCGCGCCCTCGCCTACAACCCGCAAACACTGTTGATTCTGACCAAATCAGATTCACGCTCGACCATTCACCGTCCGGCATATCTGGATGTGGTGATCGTCAAGCGCGTCGACGCATCCGGCAAAGTGCTGGGCGAGTTGCGCTTGCTGGGTTTGTATACCGCCAGCGCCTATACCCAGCCGCCGCGCGAAGTGCCGGTGGCACGCCGCAAGATTGACGCCGTGCTGCAGCAAAGCGGCGTCGATTTGTCCGGTCACCGCGGCAAAGCCATGCTGAACGTGCTGGATACCTGGCCGCGCGATGAATTGATGGAAACCGGCATTGAGGACCTGACCCGGATCGTCTCGGCGGTGGTCGGGCTGCATGAGCGCAACCGCGTGCGCGTGCTGTTCCGTGACGACATCTACCGTCGCTACGTCTCTGTGATGTTCTATGTACCACGGGACAACTACACCACCGAAGTACGCACGCGCATTCAGCAATTGCTGCTGGAACGCATGGGCGGCGAAAGCTGCGACTTCAACGTGCTGCTGTCGGATTCACCTCTGGCGCGCATTCACTTTATTGTGCGGCTACCCCACGACACTTGCCCGGTGTACAGCGCACGGGACATCGAAGCGGAAATCACCCAGATCGCCCAGCGCTGGCAAGACGAACTGCGCAACAGCCTGCTGCTGCACAGTGGCGAGGAACTGGGCGCCGCACGCTATCAGCGCTATCAGCGCGCTTTCCCGCCGGCCTACACCAGTGATTTCGGCGCCCGCGTGGCCGTTTACGATATTGATGCGCTGGAAGAGTTATCTGACGTCAGCCCGCTCACCGCAACACTGACACCCGCCAGCCACAACGACACCCGGCTGTGGCGCATCAAGCTGTTCCACGGCAAAGACATTGCGATCTCGGATTACATTCCGCTGCTGGAAAACCTGGCGGTGCGCGTGCTCGATGAGCGCCCGTACATCTTGCAACTGGATGATGGCCCGCGCTGGATTATCGATATCGGCCTGCAGTTGCCGGTAGCTGGCGCGCTGGAAGATGCCGGCGCCCGCCAGCGCTTTCTGGATGCGTTTCGCGCCGTATTCAATAGCCGTAGCGAAAACGACAGCTTTAACCGGCTGGTGCTGCACGCCGGCCTGGCCTGGCGCGAAGTGCTGGTCCTGCGCGCCTACGCCCGCTGGCTTAAACAACTGAATCTGCGCAACGCCGTGGATACGCTGGCGGATTGCCTGCTGGCGCATAGCGGTATTGCGCGGGATCTGGTGCGACTGTTTTATCTGCGGCACGACCCGTCGGCGCTGGATGATGTCGCCGCCGATGCCTTGAGCGAGCAACTGGCAACCACCATCAGTGCGCTGCCTGTGGCGGACGATGAAAAAGCGCTGGGTGCTTTCCGTGGCGCAATTGAAGCCACCGTGCGCACCAGCCATTTCCAGCCTGCGCCGGACGGTCTGCCGCGTGGGCACCTGTCGCTGAAGATCGCGTCGGCCCGCGTGCCAGGGATGCCACAACCGGCGCCGCTGTTTGAAATCTTTGTGTATTCGACTGAGGTCGAAGGGGTTCACTTGCGCGGCGGCAAGGTGGCGCGCGGTGGCCTGCGCTGGTCTGACCGGCGCGATGATTTCCGCACCGAAGTACTGGGCCTGGTTAAAGCGCAGATGGTGAAGAACACGGTGATTGTGCCGGTGGGCTCCAAAGGCGGGTTTATTGTGAAAAACCCGCCAGCCGATCGCGAAGCCTGGCTGGCGCGCGGCGTGGAATGCTACAAGGGCTTCATTCGCGGCCTGCTTGATCTGACCGACAACCTGGTGGATGGCAAGGTGGTGCCGCCGTCGCAAACACATCGCCGCGACGAGGACGACCCGTATCTGGTGGTGGCCGCAGACAAAGGCACGGCGACATTCTCTGATGTGGCCAATGGCCTGGCGCAAGACTACGGCTTCTGGCTGGATGACGCCTTCGCCAGCGGCGGCTCTGTCGGCTACGACCACAAAAAGATGGGGATTACCGCGCGCGGCGCCTGGGTATCGGTCATGCGCCACTTCCGTGAACTGGGCGTGGATGTCGCCACGCAGCCTTTCACGGCGATCGGTATTGGCGACATGTCTGGCGACGTATTCGGCAACGGCATGCTGCGCTCCCGCGTGACGCGTCTTGTCGCGGCCTTTGATCATCGCCACATCTTTATTGATCCGGAACCGGATACGGAAGCCTCATTCAAGGAACGCGAGCGTCTGTACAACCTGCCCCGCTCGTCCTGGGCTGATTACGACGCCACGCTGATTTCCGCTGGCGGCGGCGTCTGGCCGCGTAGCGCCAAGAGCATTCCGCTCTCGCCGCAGATGAAAGCCCTGCTGCAAGTGGATGTATCGGCCCTGGAGCCAGTGGCGCTGATCCATCTGCTGCTGCGGGCTCCGGTTGACCTGATCTACAACGGCGGCATTGGCACTTACGTCAAGGCATCCAGCCAGTCGCAGGCCGAAGCCAATGATCGCGGCAATGATATTTTGCGGGTGGATGGCCGCGACCTGCGCTGCAAGGTATTTGGCGAAGGCGGCAATCTGGGCATGACCCAGCTGGGCCGGATTGAATACGCACTGGCAGGCGGGCGCGTGTTTACCGACGCCATTGATAACTCGGCCGGCGTGGATTGCTCCGATCACGAGGTCAACATCAAGATCCTGCTGGGCCGGATCATGAGTGCAGGCGATCTGACGCTCAAGCAGCGCAACGCCCTGCTGGCCGAAATGACCGACGACGTAGGACACCTGGTCTTGCGCGACAACGAACTGCAGACGCTGGCGCTCTCGCTGGAGGCAGAACAGGCTGCGTCGCTGCTGACGGTGCATCAGCGCTTCATGCAGCAACTGGAAACCCGCGGCAAGCTTTCGCGCCGGCTGGAATATCTGCCGACCGATAGCCAGTGTCTGGATCGCCAGCAAGCCGGTAGCGGGCTGACCGGGCCAGAACTGGCCGTATTGCTGGCCTACGCCAAAATGGTGTTGAGCGAAGATTTGCTCAACAGCGAACTGCCTGATGAAGCCCAGTGGGACGAGCTGCTGCGGGAGTATTTCCCGAAGCTCCTGGTCGAGCGCTTTGGTAATCGCCTGGCTGATCACCCGCTGCGGCGCGAGATTGTCGCCACTGTGCTGACCAATCATGCGGTCAACCGGCAAGGGATCACGTTTGCCTTCCGGCTGAGCGAAGAAGCGGAAAGACACCCGGCGCAGGTCATCAAGGCACTGGCGGTGACTGAATCCTTGCTGGGCAGCGAACAACTGGCACTGGCGGCTGAAGCGTTGCCCGCGCCGGTTTCGGCACAGACCCAGTACGCCTTGCTACAGATTGTGCGCAGACAGACAGAGCGCGCCACGCGCTGGGTGTTGCAGGCGCCGGAAGTGGCAGAAGACGCTGCCTTTGCCGATGCGGTACGCGGCGCGCTGAGCGGGCTGGCGCAATGGCTGGCCAATCCGGAGCGCGCCCACGCCCGGCGCGATGAATGGGTGGCACAAGGCGTGCCACTGGAACTGGCGGCGCGCGTACTGGCGGTGGAATATGCCGGCCCGCTGCTGGAACTGGGTCGTGACGACGCTTTGCGCAGTGCACTGGCCGAGCGCTTGCAGTTGTATCTGCAACTGGACGCATTGCTGGGCTTTGACTGGATGACTGCGGCCATTGAAGGCTTGCCGCGTGACAATCGCTGGCAGGCGCTGGCCCGGCTGGCTGCGCGGGATGATCTGCAACGCCTGCACGCCAGACTGGTTGATCGCGCCTGGCTGGGTGGCGAAGGCCCGGTTGAGGCACGGCTGCAAACCTGGCAGGCGTCACTGGAAGGCGCCGTGCTGGCCTGGCAGCGCATGCTGGAAGAACTCAAGACCAGCACGACCGATCTGGCCATGATCTCTGCCGCCCTGCGCGAAGCCCGTCACCGCTTGATGGATGATTGA
- the prfB gene encoding peptide chain release factor 2, whose amino-acid sequence MEAEQLNQIENRFTNLGERANELKRYLDYPSKVDRLEEVVRLSESPEIWNDPKKAQEIGRERKALEAVVLVLDKVVNGVADAKELFEMGRSEEDWDTINAVSEDVAGLEAEIATLEFRRMFSNPMDPQPCFVDIQSGAGGTEAQDWASMLLRMYVRYGERKGFNVEVMEVSEGEVAGITSATIKLTGDYAFGFLRTETGVHRLVRVSPFDSNARRHTSFCSVFVYPEVDDSFEIEINPADVRTDTYRASGAGGQHINKTDSAVRLTHVPTGIVVQCQNDRSQHRNRDEAWQMLRAKLYELELRKRMEAQQQLEAGKSDIGWGHQIRSYVFDQSRIKDLRTGYEVGNLKGVMDGDIDDFIEASLKQGV is encoded by the coding sequence ATGGAAGCCGAACAGCTTAACCAGATCGAAAATCGCTTCACCAACCTGGGTGAACGCGCCAACGAACTCAAGCGTTACCTCGACTACCCGTCCAAAGTGGACCGGCTGGAAGAAGTCGTACGCCTGTCAGAGTCGCCAGAAATCTGGAACGACCCCAAGAAAGCCCAGGAAATCGGCCGTGAGCGCAAGGCGCTGGAAGCCGTCGTGCTGGTGCTGGACAAAGTGGTCAACGGTGTCGCTGACGCCAAAGAATTGTTTGAGATGGGTCGCAGCGAAGAAGACTGGGACACCATCAACGCGGTGTCTGAAGACGTCGCTGGGCTGGAAGCGGAAATCGCCACGCTGGAATTCCGCCGCATGTTCTCCAATCCGATGGACCCGCAACCGTGCTTTGTGGACATCCAGTCCGGCGCGGGCGGCACCGAGGCGCAAGACTGGGCCTCCATGCTGCTGCGCATGTACGTGCGGTACGGCGAACGCAAGGGTTTCAACGTTGAAGTCATGGAAGTTTCTGAAGGTGAAGTTGCCGGCATTACCAGCGCCACCATCAAACTGACCGGCGACTACGCGTTTGGCTTTTTGCGGACCGAAACCGGCGTACACCGCCTGGTACGCGTATCGCCGTTTGACTCCAACGCCCGCCGCCACACCTCTTTCTGCTCGGTGTTTGTCTATCCTGAAGTGGATGACAGCTTCGAGATCGAGATCAATCCGGCCGACGTGCGCACCGATACCTACCGTGCCTCTGGCGCGGGTGGTCAGCACATCAACAAGACCGATTCTGCCGTGCGTTTGACCCACGTGCCGACCGGCATTGTGGTGCAGTGCCAGAACGACCGCTCGCAGCACCGCAACCGCGACGAAGCATGGCAAATGCTGCGCGCCAAGCTGTATGAGCTTGAACTGCGCAAGCGCATGGAAGCACAACAGCAACTGGAAGCCGGCAAGTCCGATATCGGCTGGGGTCACCAGATCCGTTCGTACGTGTTTGACCAGAGCCGGATCAAGGATCTGCGCACCGGTTACGAAGTCGGCAACCTCAAGGGCGTGATGGATGGCGATATCGATGACTTCATCGAGGCCAGCCTGAAACAGGGCGTGTAA
- the lysS gene encoding lysine--tRNA ligase codes for MSDQQEQVVVQDENQIMAERRAKLAALREKGPAFPNDFKRVDVAGDLHAKFDHVEKEDLEAQNITVAVAGRMMLKRVMGKASFATVQDVSGRIQFYISRDSVGEDVYTSFKTWDMGDILGAKGTLMKTKTGELSVQVTELRLLTKSLRPLPDKFHGLADQEQKYRQRYVDLITNEQARDTFIKRSRIVQKIREYMTGEQYLEVETPMMHPIPGGATAKPFVTHHNALDMPLYLRIAPELYLKRLVVGGMERVFEINRNFRNEGMSTRHNPEFTMMEFYEAYADYHRMIEMTEGVIRYAAKEVCGHTVIEYQGKTVDLSKPFARFTITEAIKHYNPQYTDEQLNDRAFIKAEIARLGGKPVLTDGIGGLQLSLFEETTEEKLWEPTFIIDYPAEVSPLARASDTKAGITERFELFMVGREHANGYSELNDPEDQAARFQAQVALKDKGDDEAMHFDADYIRALEYGLPPTGGCGIGIDRLVMLLTDSPSIRDVILFPQMRRED; via the coding sequence ATGAGCGATCAACAAGAACAAGTGGTTGTCCAGGACGAAAACCAGATCATGGCCGAGCGCCGCGCCAAGCTTGCTGCCCTGCGCGAAAAAGGCCCGGCTTTCCCGAATGACTTCAAACGTGTGGACGTGGCCGGCGACTTGCACGCCAAGTTCGACCACGTTGAAAAAGAAGACCTCGAAGCGCAGAACATCACCGTCGCCGTGGCCGGCCGCATGATGCTCAAGCGCGTTATGGGCAAGGCCAGTTTTGCCACCGTGCAGGACGTCTCTGGCCGTATCCAGTTCTATATCAGCCGCGACAGCGTGGGCGAAGACGTTTACACCTCGTTCAAGACCTGGGACATGGGCGACATTCTGGGTGCCAAAGGCACGCTGATGAAGACCAAGACCGGCGAATTGTCGGTTCAGGTCACCGAACTGCGCCTCCTGACCAAATCGCTGCGCCCGCTGCCGGACAAGTTCCACGGCCTGGCCGATCAGGAACAGAAATACCGCCAGCGTTATGTTGATCTGATCACCAATGAACAAGCGCGCGATACCTTCATCAAGCGTTCGCGCATTGTGCAGAAGATCCGTGAATACATGACCGGCGAGCAGTACCTGGAAGTTGAAACACCGATGATGCACCCGATCCCGGGCGGCGCCACGGCCAAGCCGTTTGTAACGCACCACAACGCGCTGGATATGCCGCTGTACCTGCGTATCGCGCCGGAGCTTTACCTCAAGCGCCTGGTTGTAGGCGGCATGGAGCGCGTGTTCGAGATCAACCGCAACTTCCGCAACGAAGGCATGAGCACGCGGCACAATCCCGAATTCACGATGATGGAGTTCTACGAGGCGTACGCCGACTACCATCGCATGATCGAGATGACCGAAGGCGTGATCCGTTACGCCGCCAAGGAAGTCTGTGGTCACACCGTGATCGAATACCAGGGCAAGACAGTTGATCTGTCCAAGCCGTTTGCGCGCTTCACCATCACCGAAGCCATCAAGCACTACAACCCGCAATACACCGACGAGCAACTGAATGATCGCGCCTTCATCAAGGCCGAAATCGCCCGTCTGGGCGGCAAGCCGGTGTTGACCGATGGCATCGGCGGCCTGCAACTCTCGTTGTTTGAAGAAACCACCGAAGAAAAGCTGTGGGAACCGACGTTCATTATCGATTACCCGGCCGAAGTCTCGCCGCTGGCCCGCGCCAGCGACACCAAGGCCGGCATCACGGAACGTTTTGAACTCTTCATGGTCGGTCGTGAGCACGCCAACGGTTACTCTGAGTTGAACGATCCGGAAGACCAGGCCGCCCGCTTCCAGGCGCAAGTCGCCCTGAAAGACAAGGGTGACGATGAAGCCATGCATTTCGATGCTGACTACATCCGCGCCCTGGAATACGGCCTGCCCCCGACCGGTGGCTGCGGTATCGGCATTGATCGTCTGGTGATGTTGTTGACGGATTCGCCGAGCATCCGTGATGTAATTCTGTTCCCCCAAATGCGCCGCGAAGACTGA
- a CDS encoding MFS transporter: MQHKPISRLHIGAMLFPLCLVLYEFSTYIANDMILPGMLHVTQEFGVSSAWVPTSMTLYMIGGASLQWLLGPLSDRIGRRPVMLAGVVWFVSLCLAALIANNMGVFLALRFLQGMGMCFLVAVGYAAIQEAFEEKTAIKVTAMMANVALLAPLIGPLTGAALMAFTTWRMIFVAIACLAAVAGVGLYFTMPETAPRSKAPFSCKSVWLDYKAVLTNRRFMSGVMAISMAGLPLLAWIGQSPVIIMEGEHHSSLDYGLWQLPVFGALIAGNIALATIGDRFPIHRVIGVGGSLVFAGTLLALVFTLTFETHFKGMAIGLGLYAFGLGLGNAGIFRLTLFASDIAKGTVSATLGLIMMGIYAIGIEIFKAIYRAGGEGWFAAVFVLTGLAFVFTLRHFMGWDKPGQPLPATPTE; the protein is encoded by the coding sequence ATGCAACACAAGCCCATCTCCCGTCTGCATATCGGCGCCATGCTGTTTCCGCTGTGCCTGGTGCTGTACGAGTTCTCTACCTATATCGCCAATGACATGATCCTGCCGGGCATGCTGCACGTAACGCAGGAGTTTGGCGTGAGCTCGGCATGGGTGCCGACGTCGATGACGTTGTACATGATCGGCGGGGCGTCGCTGCAGTGGTTGCTGGGGCCGTTGTCAGACCGGATCGGGCGGCGGCCGGTGATGCTGGCGGGGGTGGTCTGGTTTGTCTCGCTCTGCCTGGCCGCGTTGATTGCCAACAATATGGGCGTGTTCCTGGCGCTGCGCTTCCTGCAAGGCATGGGCATGTGTTTCCTGGTGGCCGTGGGTTACGCCGCAATCCAGGAAGCGTTTGAAGAAAAGACCGCCATCAAGGTCACGGCCATGATGGCGAATGTGGCGTTGCTGGCACCACTGATTGGCCCGCTGACGGGCGCGGCGCTGATGGCGTTCACCACCTGGCGCATGATTTTTGTGGCAATCGCCTGTCTGGCTGCAGTTGCGGGCGTGGGCCTGTATTTCACCATGCCGGAAACCGCGCCGCGCAGCAAAGCGCCGTTCTCGTGCAAGTCTGTCTGGCTGGATTACAAAGCCGTACTGACCAACCGCCGGTTCATGTCCGGCGTGATGGCGATCTCGATGGCAGGCCTGCCGTTGCTGGCGTGGATCGGTCAGTCGCCGGTGATCATCATGGAAGGCGAACACCATTCCTCGCTCGATTACGGCCTGTGGCAATTGCCGGTATTTGGCGCCCTGATTGCCGGCAATATCGCGCTGGCCACCATTGGCGACCGTTTCCCGATTCACCGCGTCATTGGCGTGGGTGGTTCGCTGGTATTTGCCGGTACGCTGCTGGCGCTTGTCTTTACCCTGACGTTCGAAACGCATTTCAAAGGCATGGCCATTGGTCTTGGCCTGTACGCGTTTGGCCTGGGCCTGGGCAACGCCGGTATTTTCCGGCTGACGCTGTTTGCCAGCGATATCGCTAAAGGCACAGTATCCGCCACACTGGGGCTGATCATGATGGGCATCTATGCGATCGGCATTGAGATATTCAAGGCGATCTATCGCGCTGGTGGCGAAGGCTGGTTTGCGGCCGTATTTGTGCTGACGGGACTGGCGTTTGTGTTTACGCTGCGTCACTTCATGGGCTGGGACAAACCTGGCCAGCCGTTACCCGCCACGCCAACCGAATAA
- the mnmC gene encoding bifunctional tRNA (5-methylaminomethyl-2-thiouridine)(34)-methyltransferase MnmD/FAD-dependent 5-carboxymethylaminomethyl-2-thiouridine(34) oxidoreductase MnmC produces MPYPAIVPAELAFAKDQIPWSRIYDDIYHSDNGGEAQVQHVFMAGNGLPERWRERDVFTIAETGFGQGLSFLVTWQAWQNDPQRATRLHFVSVEKHPFSTEDLAVLHQRYPALAALSAELLAQWPQLTPGFHRLNLDGGRVTLTLLLGEAVTLLSQLDARIDAIYLDGFSPDKNADIWSVDVLRALWRNTTPDTTLATYTVARTVRDALTEAGFAPHKETGFGSKRKRLAGTVAHAPHSRPVYAGERQALVIGAGMAGCAVAERLAARGWQVTVLDQSATPAQGASGNHVGLMHAHFTRDDNLLARLTRAGSEFTLQHLAGFATAPQQPVWGRPGLVQVARTADQAQTFRTIAHSGDWPAAMLRWLEPDQVAQQFSLATDWGAWWFERGAWVQPRSFCEASLARYADRIRFIGNQHVAQLGYVDGDWCASDSAGQLLARAPVAVLAHAFAAKQLPLAAELPLTASQRSTTLIAEGALPPVQAGISGAGYVTPALDGWHTTGAAVAQTGQETAAAAENIQRSQALFADCAITPAQTGRTRLCVRPGSADRMPLVGALPLPAHQQGKAHQLFHIRRYPDLYGLLGLGSRGLTFAPLAAELIAAQLNGEPLPLERDLVQAIDPARFLLRALRKGLPWPPQETAEVDDD; encoded by the coding sequence ATGCCCTATCCCGCCATTGTCCCGGCAGAACTCGCCTTTGCCAAAGACCAGATCCCCTGGTCCCGCATTTATGACGATATCTATCACTCGGACAATGGTGGCGAAGCTCAGGTACAGCATGTGTTTATGGCCGGCAATGGCCTGCCCGAGCGCTGGCGCGAGCGCGACGTGTTCACCATCGCTGAAACCGGCTTTGGTCAGGGTCTGAGCTTTCTGGTGACCTGGCAGGCCTGGCAAAACGATCCGCAACGCGCCACGCGACTGCATTTTGTCTCGGTCGAAAAACACCCTTTCAGTACCGAAGACCTGGCTGTACTGCATCAGCGCTATCCCGCACTGGCCGCGCTGTCGGCCGAACTGCTGGCGCAGTGGCCGCAACTCACCCCCGGATTTCACCGCCTGAACCTGGATGGTGGCCGCGTCACACTGACACTATTGCTGGGCGAGGCGGTCACCCTGCTCAGCCAGCTTGATGCGCGCATTGACGCCATCTACCTGGACGGATTCTCTCCCGACAAAAACGCCGACATCTGGTCTGTCGACGTGCTGCGCGCGCTGTGGCGCAACACAACCCCAGACACCACCCTGGCGACCTACACCGTCGCCCGCACGGTACGGGATGCGCTGACCGAAGCCGGGTTTGCCCCGCACAAAGAAACGGGTTTTGGCAGCAAACGCAAGCGCTTGGCCGGCACCGTCGCCCACGCGCCCCATTCGCGCCCGGTGTATGCCGGTGAACGGCAGGCGCTGGTCATTGGCGCCGGGATGGCCGGTTGCGCCGTGGCCGAACGCCTGGCCGCGCGCGGCTGGCAGGTCACGGTGCTGGATCAGTCCGCCACGCCAGCACAAGGGGCATCCGGCAATCATGTCGGGCTGATGCATGCGCACTTTACGCGCGACGACAACCTGCTGGCCCGGTTGACCCGCGCCGGCAGCGAATTCACCCTGCAGCATCTGGCCGGTTTTGCCACGGCACCGCAGCAACCCGTCTGGGGCCGGCCTGGTCTGGTCCAGGTGGCACGCACGGCCGATCAGGCACAGACATTCCGCACCATTGCCCATAGCGGCGACTGGCCGGCCGCGATGTTGCGCTGGCTGGAGCCAGACCAGGTGGCGCAGCAATTCAGCCTGGCAACGGACTGGGGCGCCTGGTGGTTTGAACGCGGCGCCTGGGTGCAACCACGCAGTTTTTGCGAGGCCAGCCTGGCGCGATACGCTGATCGCATCCGCTTTATCGGCAACCAGCATGTGGCCCAACTGGGATATGTCGATGGCGACTGGTGCGCCAGCGATTCTGCCGGGCAATTGCTGGCGCGTGCGCCCGTAGCGGTGCTCGCCCATGCCTTTGCGGCAAAACAGTTACCCCTGGCTGCGGAGTTGCCGCTCACAGCCTCGCAACGCAGCACCACGCTGATTGCCGAAGGCGCGTTGCCGCCCGTGCAGGCGGGCATCTCTGGCGCGGGCTATGTCACGCCGGCGCTGGATGGCTGGCACACCACCGGCGCCGCGGTTGCGCAAACAGGTCAGGAAACAGCGGCCGCAGCAGAAAACATCCAGCGCAGTCAGGCCTTGTTTGCAGATTGCGCGATCACGCCCGCACAAACCGGCCGTACACGCCTGTGTGTGCGCCCCGGGTCGGCAGACCGCATGCCGCTGGTGGGCGCACTGCCCTTGCCTGCCCACCAGCAAGGCAAGGCGCATCAGCTGTTTCATATCCGCCGTTATCCGGATTTGTATGGCCTGCTGGGCCTGGGGTCACGCGGGTTGACGTTTGCGCCCTTGGCAGCAGAGCTGATTGCCGCACAATTGAATGGCGAGCCTCTGCCGCTGGAGCGCGATCTGGTGCAAGCCATTGATCCGGCAAGGTTCTTGTTGCGCGCCCTGCGCAAAGGGCTGCCATGGCCGCCGCAAGAGACAGCGGAAGTGGACGACGACTGA
- a CDS encoding DUF2917 domain-containing protein — protein MKATLIACPSLISLKKAERTVIRCEQGQLWISVPGEDIVLRRGESWQINSPLTVLIEGAQDARFSLQTPRSVWHLHWPGAWRWPAFRSSWRVRSSPIKRIQART, from the coding sequence ATGAAAGCCACCCTGATTGCCTGTCCTTCTTTGATCAGCCTGAAAAAGGCAGAGCGCACGGTCATCCGCTGCGAACAAGGCCAGCTCTGGATCTCGGTACCTGGTGAAGATATCGTGCTGCGCCGTGGCGAATCCTGGCAGATCAACAGCCCGTTAACGGTGCTGATCGAAGGCGCCCAGGACGCCAGATTCAGCCTGCAAACGCCGCGCAGCGTCTGGCATTTGCACTGGCCTGGTGCATGGCGCTGGCCAGCCTTCCGTTCGTCGTGGCGTGTAAGATCAAGCCCCATAAAGCGAATCCAGGCCAGAACTTGA